The genomic DNA tacggtcaatcgaacgcacccttaatgaAAACCTTTACATTAAAACATTTCACTACACTCATTATGTAACCTTTCGATTGGGTCTGTATCTTTATATGCGTCCAAGGAAGATGAGCTGGCGTTGGTTTACTGTTGCGTTCATTCGTCACCACAGCGAATTTCTTGACGGGTGATCCACACGGCGAAACATCCGAAGGGGAGGACGACGCCCCTCTTGAGGTTACTTCAGTCGAGCTCGAGGAACGTTTGGGGCTGAATTGAACCACGCCAGGGGAGTGCAGTAGAGCAACCCCGTTGTTTCCATGGACTGATGGAGGCACGTGCACCTTAAAAACAATTGTTTAGCAActgttcagtatatgattcatttcatatatcatttcgttcattgattcattcctcacgggaaatttaaaacccacaaatgaccagctcccaatgtcagtggctgcatagctcagttggttagagcgtcgtaccggtatcgcgaggtcatgggttcaaaccccgttgcaaagtcctgaattttgcaggcttctttacgcaattgcaaaacttgcgttcataactgcgaggatcatagctttacttgtcTAAAAAAATTCACAACAGACAAATTCGAGCAAAacagagagattaagcatcgcgTTAACGTGAAACAGCAACCGCGAAACTGTGGGCTaatgcttgtcataaaagcatgaaatttctcgtattttaacttgtctctttcttttgagACGTTTCTTCATACCTGCTGCTAACAGGAAAGAAATGAGCTtatatcaaacaagtttctttgctgTTTGCGGTTAACGCGAAGCTTTATCTCTCGATTGGTAGGCaatatgcataataataatttttcacaattttaaaACCTTGTTAAACCCTCTGGTGGCATCAAACAAATGATCCAACTTTTCTCGTTCTTGGCAGAAAGCATTGCAATGGCAATGTCACTTAAGGCATTTTGCGGCTTCTTTCGAGCATTATAGACTTTCTGCTGACGCATCTAACTCGATATGCTTTCTCCCTTCTCTTACGTGGAAActatacaataaaataaaccaaTTGTAGGAAAAGGGAGAGGGCCAGCTATGACTCGTTATTCTAGGTACCGTGAATTTCCAACGGTGACAGGGTAATTATGGAGGCTATGGAATGGTTAACAGGAAACTGGCCAAGCCAAAGAAACTGCAGCAAATTCTGGAGCAAACACTTAAGAAAAATCAGGGAACGTAAGGAGGTTATTCACCGGGACAACTAAGACTCCTGTCATCTACTTCAGCTAAACGCTCTACTACATGGTGGTTCTAACTGAGAAGTGCcttcgtgaaaaaaaaaaaagcaaacagaaagaaaagaaagaacgaaaggaactttatttgagtatCTAGTCGtactagcgctgaagcactaattggggacactgtaaactgaaattaacacaAACCaggtcaaatgttggttttcgaggagaggggaaaaccggagtacccggagaaaaacctctctgagcagagcagagaaccaacaaactcaacccacctatgacgccgagtctgggaattgaacccgggccacattggtggaggCGAgaactctcaccactgcgccagccctgcacccCGGTAGTAGTAACCCCTTCCCTGTTTCTGCGTCTGAATGGTAAAACCCCGAAATTTTGAGCATGCCCAACACTTACATCATGATTTGGTGCTGAAGGTCCCGGACCAGCGGCCGGACTGGATCGGAGACTTATCCCGGGGGGACTACTTGTTGTGAAGGCAGGTGGGGTCGTTGTAGGGCTGGGGCTGCTGTAAGCGTGTGTCCCCTCCGGAGGCAGGGCTTGCGATAGGAATGAACCAAATGATCTTCGACTGTCTCTCCTGTTGCCATCAATTGCAGCTTGGAGTTCAACTGGAGTGGACAGTTTTTTCTTGGAGCATTCGTAAGGATAAAGGTATTTCATATATCTAGAGATCAAAACGGAGAAGAATCATTTGTGTCGCTAATATCAGTACAACAAATTCAACGTCGGAGACGGAGCaacatacacctttttccaaaatagccaccattttagtattcccttttggcctcgctttcaaacgcaaaattcaaaagaatatttaaccttgaaggaggccaaaagggccaaatttgcaatcaaacaaaaggaTACTAAAATGAATCATCCACAATGAATGCTCACCGTCAACGTTTGCACTATATCACGTGACCTTCCTACATAACGACGGTGCCTACTTttcttattgcgcatacgttctgcgcatcgcaagatactcagatttcctatgggtTTGGGCTTATTAATAAAGGGGTTTTTTGGcgctgttcaaaactatgcggagaaagcagaagttagcaagtgctcttggtatccaaaaggaaaattgggggtaaccattcaTTTTTCTGAGAtcattaagcttcaatttggaaaagaacgccatacattgctttgaattttaaagcttttccaAATAAtgctgattaattatcttcgaaaaatgcgtggttacccccaattttctttttggattcagtaACACCAGAAATctataagggttgaaacgtgtaacggccccttgtgtgctgggaaacaagcttctgaatattcaatttgctaagtaccatatttggaacaacaagagcgaggggtttccaaatatgtaCTTAGCACTAAAACATTCAACCAAtaagttcgcactgaatattcggaagctgtgaaccgcgcgttacacgtttcaacccttatgggtttctggtaacaCTTGTTAAAAGGACACAGTCAGCTTTGAGACCGCGCTACCCTGGACACTAGttttgttacttttgaaaaGAGTTTACCTCAACCCGAAATCAAAATTACGCGTCGTAGACATCGACAAAATCTGCGTCAATCGTGCTTTTTGGTTCATTTGATCTTCGATATTTTACTCAAAACatattaaagaaaattaatgctCTGCTATAAATTACACTCCACAATAACAATGAAGACGTGCATTTACTTCGATTCAAGATGTTTGAGGATTTGTCGACGGGATGCGCCCGTGTTGTTCTGATATGCAAATTAGATGAGAAATGGTATCTAATGCACATGCGCACCAGCTGACTGTGTCCctttaagatctgcttttcccgcatattcagtaaaccgcgcaaaaatacctttgaattagtgggcACCGGCCATAAATTATGTAATTCTGCCAGCGACAAGTCACGCAGGATGAGCGGCGACTGTCGAAAGTGTAAGCAAGAACTGTGCAAGGTTTATGTAGTTTTCTGAACTAAAAGTTGATTTTGGGTTTGCCTGTGAATGGCTGAATGGGAGGTCATAAACGCAGTAGCAATGCCGACAGAAAGTTTGAGTCTTGAACGCGATTGTTACCCTTTAGCAACGTGCTTTCAAATCTCGCACCCTTTACGAATTGCACCGAGCAGAGAAACATTTGCCAATGGGTAAAGTAACGTCTCCTGTAAAGTGGTTATCacttgatgttgatgttgattctAAGTGATGGTTTATCGTGCTGTCCATTCCCCTTGCGATTGGTTGGAGAGCATTCCATTACATTGGCTTCACGgccaaaaactgaaaaacctTGCACTCACTGTGTACGAAGTGTAAAGGCGGCACTTGTGACTGAAGCTGGTAAACTGAGGCCTTTGATAATCTCTCGCCAAATCTTTTTGTTTATAACCTGAAAGAAAACTGTAAAGGTTATCACGAAATGGCAAAGTAAGAACTTCAAAATTTTCAAGATGAAAAGACATGGATTCCTTCCAAAAATTCAATACCAGTTGTTCACAGAGCCTTTTTCGTTTTGGCTTCGCTGTTGAGCTAGACTGCGAGGAATCTCTCTTTTGTTCtagaatcgttgaaacgaacgcgtacGTTGAATTTTCAATGGCTGAAACTCCCGGTGGCAAATACCGCAGAAGGCGTTGGCTAGATTGAAAAGATAGTCTCACTTTTCACTCTAACCAACGCCCGCGGTATTTGCCACCTGCAACTTCAGCCATTGAAAGGACCATTGAAAGTTCAACAAACGCGTTCGTATCAACGATTGTAGAGCAAAAGAGAATTaaactgctcgcagtctagcTTACTTTACCCCAAGGCTACAATTCGTCTTACCTCAACAAGTCCTCCTTTATCAACTACTAGCATGAACAATTTAAACAAGTCTAACGTTTGCTTCGCCATAATGGGAACTCTATTAACAGGTGTACcttaaaatgtaaaagaaaagagcagttgaagagaaaaaaataaaacaaggaaaCATTAGGATTCTATGCATTAGCCAAAACTTCGTCATCAGGGGACCATTTATCGAAAGTCCTCAAAACCATTCAGGCCGCCCAAAAAGCCATTTGCAAAACTGCCACCCGCTTATTTGGAAAGCTTGTCTTTTGACAtctttcaagataacaaaagcACAATGATTGTGAAGTCCCCTGTTCACCCCTGTTCTCGAAAAGTTTCACGAATCGGACCCCAGGAATGACCAATCATGTAAGGGAAACGCGGGTTGCAACAAAAAGGCGGGAAAGTGAATAGAGCCCACGTGATGAGAATTGCacaaataagccaatcacaaagTCATAATCGCCTGGTCGTCCGCGAAAAAAGGCGGGAAAGAAAGGATTAAATATACGAAACATAACTTTAAAAAGACCTTATCCAGGATAATTTGTGGCTAAACAGCAATGCCTTTTTTTTCTAGTGAGTAGCAGTGAAGACAGGAGAAGCTTCCACGATAACTTTTTCGAAGGTAAGGAAAGGTTTCATTAGTTCAGACGCCAGTTGTGCGCCTTGGCTAAGCGCATCTGCCAGCGAGCTGTTCTAGATTTGAAGTTAACGTGGTATTGGACATCAAAGTTTGATTAAGTAAGCTTACGTTAATAGCTTAAAGAATCATGTGGCTGAAGAAAtctcaaaataaacaaatttttagAAGATTAAAGCTTATCTTTTACGACCCACCTCTTTTTTGCATGAAAGTAAATAAATCATCTAGAAATTCTTTCCTTTCTGGCTCAGAGCCCAACTCATAAAGCTGAAAAGCAGAAATTATGGGATTCAAGGACAAACAAAGACACCAATTTGTACTGGAATGGCAAAGACTTGTTAATGTTAAGGTATTGTAAACTTAAGGTAAAGCATAAATTTGACAGATGATCATAATAACTTCTCATATCCCCTCATGCCACAGAATAggtgcaaaataaaaattcgcccGCTTGAGTATTGTGGGTTACTCTCAGCACTCAACCATTTATGGAAATCACACAAGTAAAACTTTGTTGTGAATGACTTTGGTAAGGATAGTTTTTCAGCTAAAATACTTAGCGTCAAAAAAGCTAGTCAACTCGTATACGCTGAActtatttcaaaaaaataaatgccTCCTACTAAGGCTATAAATAAGTGGTGGGACAAGAGCATGATAACAGGtgttatcaataaagggcaaaattactgagcgctgattggctgagacagagggcattttttcttaatcgagggcatttttggtaatcaagagagggcttgccctttattgataaacaagtaatcgcatgagtcctcgtactattaaggattgtgttttggcaattttggaaaatttccaaaacactcgtgcaattaatccttaatagtactcggcctcgtgtgattacctatacaaagcACTAAGTGGCCTGAAACTTATCAATTGGCCTCCAAATGCACTACAAGCACTAGGATCATGAATGGAATTTCAGTTTAAACTTTAGCATAGGCGAATAGCAACCAATGGTTTCCTATCTAAAATTGGAATACAAGATGACCCCAACTGCTACTTCTGGAGCATGAACAGAAAAGCCTCAGCCACTCGGTCTGGTTTTGTTCAACAGTAACCTGCTTCTGGACCTCCTAACTAAACCAACTAAACTTCTCCACTGCTTTCCCGATTCCTCTAATAActataaaatacattttcgccTCCTGTTAGCCAGATATTATATACAGCATCGgggtttgcaaaaacaaaagatatgcCCAAGCTACAAGGATATGTGCTATATCTTAAGATGATTTATGATATC from Montipora capricornis isolate CH-2021 chromosome 2, ASM3666992v2, whole genome shotgun sequence includes the following:
- the LOC138038564 gene encoding AT-rich interactive domain-containing protein 3C-like isoform X1 — encoded protein: MFGPKEDFVCPKYSRADDYTGLLSAYHARIPHLKTLHNRTSMSADRDELRTEREEIRREHSPPSRSFKQQRSSLSSGSVESRMAELDDIQRSMEVEETEEEEFEGVRIKREPYDTDSDSVSSGREGASYPQRGARVQSQQPPSPVEPYINNSVSGIDSRIATHEWTFEEQFKQLYELGSEPERKEFLDDLFTFMQKRGTPVNRVPIMAKQTLDLFKLFMLVVDKGGLVEVINKKIWREIIKGLSLPASVTSAAFTLRTQYMKYLYPYECSKKKLSTPVELQAAIDGNRRDSRRSFGSFLSQALPPEGTHAYSSPSPTTTPPAFTTSSPPGISLRSSPAAGPGPSAPNHDVHVPPSVHGNNGVALLHSPGVVQFSPKRSSSSTEVTSRGASSSPSDVSPCGSPVKKFAVVTNERNSKPTPAHLPWTHIKIQTQSKGMAQSGQFQFPDPERSSQSREQRQLPLTLLDQVSDNSLLVSVELNGVVYQGVLFARPPNRHDSRKSDEDY
- the LOC138038564 gene encoding AT-rich interactive domain-containing protein 3C-like isoform X2, with protein sequence MEKGPSQAPQRSVSADRDELRTEREEIRREHSPPSRSFKQQRSSLSSGSVESRMAELDDIQRSMEVEETEEEEFEGVRIKREPYDTDSDSVSSGREGASYPQRGARVQSQQPPSPVEPYINNSVSGIDSRIATHEWTFEEQFKQLYELGSEPERKEFLDDLFTFMQKRGTPVNRVPIMAKQTLDLFKLFMLVVDKGGLVEVINKKIWREIIKGLSLPASVTSAAFTLRTQYMKYLYPYECSKKKLSTPVELQAAIDGNRRDSRRSFGSFLSQALPPEGTHAYSSPSPTTTPPAFTTSSPPGISLRSSPAAGPGPSAPNHDVHVPPSVHGNNGVALLHSPGVVQFSPKRSSSSTEVTSRGASSSPSDVSPCGSPVKKFAVVTNERNSKPTPAHLPWTHIKIQTQSKGMAQSGQFQFPDPERSSQSREQRQLPLTLLDQVSDNSLLVSVELNGVVYQGVLFARPPNRHDSRKSDEDY